TCGGTGGTCTGCGGATTGGTGCTCGGCGCATTGGCCTATTGCCTGACCATGGGGTATTGGCGCTGGTGGGTGGCGCACCAGTGGAAGAAACGCAAACTGCGCCGGCGCTGATGGCTAGCAGGCCGGCAGCCGCAGGTGTACGCGCAGGCCCTGCCCGCTATTCTCTGCCCACAGGCGACCGCCCTGACGCTGGACAGCGTTGCGCGCAATACTCAAACCCAGGCCGAAGCCGCCATCACCGGGTCGTGAACCGTCCAACCGAATGAAGGGCGCGAAGATCCGTTCCAGGTCGGCCTCATCAATGCCTCCTCCCTGATCCTCCAGCCACACATGCCAGTGATCGCCTTCACGCGCGCCGTCCAACGTCACCCTCCCCTGATCCGGAGAATGGCGTATCGCGTTACGCAGGATGTTTTCCAGGGCCTGGGCGAGCGCATTGAGGTTACCGCGCACCCAGCACTCGGTGGGCAGCAGGCACGGCAAGCGCGAGGCCGGCCAGTGGCTTTCAAAACAGGCATTCTCGCGCAGCATGTCCCATAACGCCGGCAGTTGAATGGCCTCCTGGGGCAAGGGCGCCCTGTCGCTGTCCAGCCAGGCCAGTTGCAGGCTGTCTTCCACCAGGCGCTGCATGGAGTCGATCTCGCGGCTCAGGCGTTCACGCAACTGCACCAGATCCTGCTCGCTGTCACACGCCACGCGCAGGCGGCTCAGGGGCGTGCGCAATTCATGGGACATGTCCCGCAGCAGTTGTTGCTGCAACTGCACGGTGCCCTGCAAGCGTTCGGACATGTGGTCAAAGGCACGTCCCAGTTCACCCAATTCATCCTGGCGACTGGTCGCGTCGCGGGACATCCGCGCATTCAATTGATCGGCACGCCACGCATTGGCCTGCTCGCGCAACTGATTGAGGGGCATGATCAGCAGTCGATACAGGCCGATACACAGCAATAAGGTAAACAGCCCGGGGATCACGCCGTTGGTGACAACCCGCCAGAACAGCTGATAGCGCCCCGGCATGAAGCGCTTGGGCAACTCGATCACCAGTGACCCCGCGTCGGGGTCGACGGGAAAGGCGATCTTCAGCCAGGGCAGGCCTTTGGTATGGCGGCTCACCGGCCAATCCAAACCGCGCAGAAAAGTCAGCCGCTGGCTTTCCTTGTCGCTCAACGGTGCGCTGCCAAGGGATTGCAGATCATTGCCGATCACACCCAGCCACGTGGTTTCACGGTCGGCCATGTGCTCAAGCCAGGCATCCACCCCGGCACTGCCCTGAGTGCTCCAGGCCAGCTCGGCCCCCGCCGCATAGCCGCGCAGCGTATCGCGCGCCTCTTCCGAGAGGTAGGCACTTTGCTGCTCCATGTACCGGCCCCAGGACCAACTGAGCCAGATCATCAGCAAACAAAAGGCGATCAGCAGGCACGCCAGCTTCCAGAACAGCGAGTGCCTGCCCGGCAACCGCTCAGAGCCCTTCATCGTGACCGCTGAGCACATAGCCCTTGCCCCACACCGTGCGCACCTCGCGCTCGGTGTAGCCGACGGCCTTGAGTTTGCGGCGAATCTGGCTCACGTGCATATCCAGACTGCGGTCGTGTGGGGCATAACCGCGTTGCAGCACGTGCTGATAAAGGAAGGCTTTGCTGAGCACTTCTTCAGCATTGCGGTGCAAGGTTTCCAGCAGACGGTATTCACTGCGCGTCAGGCCGGCCCGGTGCGCCTGGTAGACGACATCGCATTGCTCATCGTCAAATTCAAGGACATGGGCATCTTCGCGCAAGGGCGCAAGGCTTGGCTGGGGGCGGCGGTCCAGGGCCACTCGGCGCAGAATGGCTTCGATGCGCACCCGCAGCTCAATCATGCTGAACGGCTTGGGCAGATAATCGTCCGCGCCCAAGCGAAAGCCGCTGATACGGTCGGCTTCGGCGCCCAGTGCCGACATCAGGATCACGGGCATGGCATGGCTCTGGCGCAAGTGCGTGAGGATCGACAGCCCGTCCAGCCCTGGCAGCAGAACGTCCATCAGCACCAGGTCGAACGCCCGGTCACGGGCCAGTTGCAGACCTTGCTGGCCATTCTGGCACCAGGTGACCTCAAAGCCGCAGCGGCCCAGGTGTTCATGGACGTAGGCGCCCAGCACGGGGTCGTCTTCGATGGTCAGGATACTGGGTAGGCCAACGGCTGCGGGATTCATTAGCGTCTGCAAGTCATTCTCAATGACTGATTATTCAAGATTAAAGTGTTACAGGCAATCGCCGGTCGCCGCGCAATGGCCCGAAGATTGCGACGTGTCATCAATTTACGAGATTCCTGCCGGCGCAAATGGCTACACTGCGCAGGTGGCGCGGGCCGGATGCCGGCGTGGTGATTGATATCAATGTGGTAGCAGGAGAGTGGCGTGCTTAGAAGAATGGGAATAAAAGGCCGCGTACTGTTGCTGACTTTATTGCCGACCAGCCTGATGGCCCTGTTGCTGGGGGGCTATTTCACTTGGATGCAGCTCTCCGAGCTCCAGACCCAGTTGCTGCAACGCGGTGAAATGATCGCCGAGCAGTTGGCGCCGCTGGTCGCCCCCGCACTGAGCAGCAGGAACACCGATCTGCTGGAACGCATCGCGACCCAATCGCTGGAACAACCGGACGTGCGCGCGGTGTCGTTCCTGGCGCCGGACCGCTCGTCCCTGGCCCATGCCGGCCCGACCATGCTCAATCAACCGCCTACCGGCAACAGTTCGCACCTGCTGCAGCGTACCGGCAATGACGCCACCCGCTACCTGATGCCCGTATTCGGCCGCCATCGCAACCTGGCGGGCGAGGTCATTCCGGACGAGTCCGACCGCCTGTTGGGCTGGGTCGAGGTGGAACTGTCCCACAACGGCATGTTGCTGCGCGGCTATCGCAGCCTGTTCGCCAGCCTGATACTGATCGCGATCGGCTTGATCGGCACGGCGGCACTGGCGCTGCGCATCAGCCGCACCATCAATTCGCCGATCGGCCTGATCAAGCAAGCCGTGGCCCAGCTCAAGGACGGCAACCTGGAAACCCGCCTGCCACCCTTGGGCAGCCAGGAGCTGGATCAGTTGGCGTCGGGCATCAACCGCATGGCCGAAACCCTGCAAAATGCCCAGGAAGAGTTGCAGCACAGCATCGACCAGGCCACCGAAGACGTGCGCCAGAACCTGGAAACCATCGAGATCCAGAACATCGAGCTGGACCTGGCCCGCAAGGAAGCCCTGGAAGCCAGCCGGATCAAATCGGAGTTTCTGGCCAACATGAGCCATGAAATCCGCACGCCGCTCAACGGCATCCTTGGGTTCACTCACCTGCTGCAAAAAAGTGAGCTGTCGCCACGCCAGTTGGACTACCTGGGCACCATTGAAAAATCCGCCGACAATCTCTTGGGCATCATCAACGAAATTCTCGACTTCTCGAAGATCGAGGCCGGCAAACTGGTGCTCGACAGCGTGCCCTTCAACCTGCGCGACTTGCTGCAGGACACCCTGACCATCCTCGCCCCCGCCGCCCACGCCAAACAGCTCGAACTGGTCAGCCTGGTCTATCGCGACACGCCGCTGGCCCTGGTGGGCGACCCGCTGCGCCTCAAGCAGATCCTGACCAACCTGGTGAGCAACGCGATCAAGTTCACCCGCGAAGGCACCATCGTTGCGCGGGCGATGATCGAGGATGAACAGGAAGACAGCGTGCAGCTGCGCATCAGTGTGCAGGACACCGGCATCGGCCTGTCCAACCAGGACGTGCGTGCCCTGTTCCAGGCCTTCAGCCAGGCGGATAACTCATTGTCGCGCCAGCCGGGTGGCACAGGCTTGGGCCTGGTGATTTCCAAGCGCCTGATCGAACAGATGGGTGGCGAAATCGGCGTCGACAGCACACCGGGCGAAGGCTCGGAGTTCTGGATCAGCCTGAACCTGCCCAAGACCCGCGACGATGTCGAAGACCTGCCCGGCGCGCCGTTGCTGGGTCGCCGCGTGGCCGTGCTGGAAAACCACGAATTGGCGCGTCAGGCCCTGCAGCACCAGTTGGAAGACTGCGGCCTGGAAGTCACGCCGTTCAACACCCTGGAAAGCCTGACCAACGGCATCACCAGCGCGCATCAGACCGAACAGGCAATTGACTTGGCGGTGCTCGGCGTCACCGCCAACGACATCCCGCCCGAGCGCCTCAACCAGCATTTGTGGGACCTCGAACACCTGGGCTGCAAAGTGCTGGTGCTGTGCCCCACCACCGAACAAATGCTGTTCAACCAATCGGTGCCCAACCCCAACAGTCAGTTGCAGGCCAAACCCGCCTGCACGCGCAAGCTGCGCCGCGCTTTGGCCGATCTGATCAGCCCGCGGCCCTCGCGCAGCGAGCCGGGTGAACCGTTGTCCAGCCGTGCGCCGCGTGTGCTGTGCGTGGACGATAACCCGGCAAACCTGTTGCTGGTGCAAACCCTGCTGGAAGACATGGGGGCCAAGGTGCAGGCCGTGGACAGCGGCTATGCGGCGATCGACGCCGTGAAGCAGGAAACCTTCGACCTGGTGCTGATGGATGTGCAGATGCCCGGTATGGACGGGCGCCAGAGTACCGAAGCGATTCGCCAATGGGAGAGCGAACGCCATGGCACGCCGCTGCCGGTGGTCGCCCTCACCGCCCATGCCATGGCCAACGAAAAACGGGCCCTGCTGCAAAGCGGCATGGACGATTACCTGACCAAACCCATCAGCGAGCGGCAGCTGGCCCAGGTGGTGCTCAAATGGACCGGCCTGGCCCTGCGCAACCAAGGGCCGGAGCGCGCCACCGAAGGCCTTGGCCCAGGCGTGCAGTTACTGGTGCTGGACCACGATGAAGGCCTGCGCCTGGCCGCCAACAAGGCTGACCTGGCAGCCGACATGCTCGCCATGCTGCTGGCCTCGCTGGAAGCCGATCGGCACGCAATCACGCTCGCCCGTGAAGCCAATGACAACCACGCGCTGATCGAGCGCGTCCACCGCCTGCATGGCGCCACACGCTACTGCGGCGTGCCGCAATTGCGCGCGGCCTGCCAACGCGCCGAAACCCTGCTCAAGCAGGACGACGCCAAAGCCATGGCCGCATTGGATGAGCTGGACATGGCGATCGCGCGATTGGCCAGTGAGGCGCGGGTCAGCGCCTGACCCATTTCGTATGGCAGTCACTCAACCCTGTGGGAGGGGGCTTGCCCCCGATTGCTGGGTGTCAGCTGCAATATTTGTAACTGATACACCGCTATCGGGGGCAAGCCCCCTCCCACATTTAGTCAGCATTTCCAAGGTATAAAGTGCAGGGAGCTTTTTAATGCGCGTGATCCTTTTCAGCAGCCAGGCCTACGACCGTGACAGTTTTCTCGGTGAGCCGCGCCCTCAGGGCATCGAGCTGCAATTCCAGCCCGCCCGCCTCAACCTCGACACCGTCGCCCTGGCCCAACAGCACGAGGTGGTCTGCCCCTTTATCAATGATGACCTCAGCGCCCCGGTGCTCGAACAGCTGGCCAAAGGCGGGACGCGCCTGATTGCGTTGCGCTCGGCCGGCTATAACCATGTCGACTTGCAGGCCGCCAAGCACCTGGGCCTGAGCGTGGTGCGCGTACCGGCCTACTCGCCCCACGCCGTGGCCGAACATGCCGTGGCCCTGATCCTGGCCCTCAACCGTCGCCTGCACCGTGCCTACAACCGCACCCGCGATGGCGACTTCAGCCTGCACGGGCTCACCGGTTTCGATCTGGTCGGCAAAACCGTCGGCGTGGTCGGCACCGGGCAGATCGGCGCTGCCTTCGCCAAAATCATGGCCGGCTTCGGCTG
This region of Pseudomonas sp. MUP55 genomic DNA includes:
- a CDS encoding sensor histidine kinase; the encoded protein is MKGSERLPGRHSLFWKLACLLIAFCLLMIWLSWSWGRYMEQQSAYLSEEARDTLRGYAAGAELAWSTQGSAGVDAWLEHMADRETTWLGVIGNDLQSLGSAPLSDKESQRLTFLRGLDWPVSRHTKGLPWLKIAFPVDPDAGSLVIELPKRFMPGRYQLFWRVVTNGVIPGLFTLLLCIGLYRLLIMPLNQLREQANAWRADQLNARMSRDATSRQDELGELGRAFDHMSERLQGTVQLQQQLLRDMSHELRTPLSRLRVACDSEQDLVQLRERLSREIDSMQRLVEDSLQLAWLDSDRAPLPQEAIQLPALWDMLRENACFESHWPASRLPCLLPTECWVRGNLNALAQALENILRNAIRHSPDQGRVTLDGAREGDHWHVWLEDQGGGIDEADLERIFAPFIRLDGSRPGDGGFGLGLSIARNAVQRQGGRLWAENSGQGLRVHLRLPAC
- a CDS encoding response regulator transcription factor, which gives rise to MNPAAVGLPSILTIEDDPVLGAYVHEHLGRCGFEVTWCQNGQQGLQLARDRAFDLVLMDVLLPGLDGLSILTHLRQSHAMPVILMSALGAEADRISGFRLGADDYLPKPFSMIELRVRIEAILRRVALDRRPQPSLAPLREDAHVLEFDDEQCDVVYQAHRAGLTRSEYRLLETLHRNAEEVLSKAFLYQHVLQRGYAPHDRSLDMHVSQIRRKLKAVGYTEREVRTVWGKGYVLSGHDEGL
- a CDS encoding response regulator gives rise to the protein MLRRMGIKGRVLLLTLLPTSLMALLLGGYFTWMQLSELQTQLLQRGEMIAEQLAPLVAPALSSRNTDLLERIATQSLEQPDVRAVSFLAPDRSSLAHAGPTMLNQPPTGNSSHLLQRTGNDATRYLMPVFGRHRNLAGEVIPDESDRLLGWVEVELSHNGMLLRGYRSLFASLILIAIGLIGTAALALRISRTINSPIGLIKQAVAQLKDGNLETRLPPLGSQELDQLASGINRMAETLQNAQEELQHSIDQATEDVRQNLETIEIQNIELDLARKEALEASRIKSEFLANMSHEIRTPLNGILGFTHLLQKSELSPRQLDYLGTIEKSADNLLGIINEILDFSKIEAGKLVLDSVPFNLRDLLQDTLTILAPAAHAKQLELVSLVYRDTPLALVGDPLRLKQILTNLVSNAIKFTREGTIVARAMIEDEQEDSVQLRISVQDTGIGLSNQDVRALFQAFSQADNSLSRQPGGTGLGLVISKRLIEQMGGEIGVDSTPGEGSEFWISLNLPKTRDDVEDLPGAPLLGRRVAVLENHELARQALQHQLEDCGLEVTPFNTLESLTNGITSAHQTEQAIDLAVLGVTANDIPPERLNQHLWDLEHLGCKVLVLCPTTEQMLFNQSVPNPNSQLQAKPACTRKLRRALADLISPRPSRSEPGEPLSSRAPRVLCVDDNPANLLLVQTLLEDMGAKVQAVDSGYAAIDAVKQETFDLVLMDVQMPGMDGRQSTEAIRQWESERHGTPLPVVALTAHAMANEKRALLQSGMDDYLTKPISERQLAQVVLKWTGLALRNQGPERATEGLGPGVQLLVLDHDEGLRLAANKADLAADMLAMLLASLEADRHAITLAREANDNHALIERVHRLHGATRYCGVPQLRAACQRAETLLKQDDAKAMAALDELDMAIARLASEARVSA
- a CDS encoding 2-hydroxyacid dehydrogenase — its product is MRVILFSSQAYDRDSFLGEPRPQGIELQFQPARLNLDTVALAQQHEVVCPFINDDLSAPVLEQLAKGGTRLIALRSAGYNHVDLQAAKHLGLSVVRVPAYSPHAVAEHAVALILALNRRLHRAYNRTRDGDFSLHGLTGFDLVGKTVGVVGTGQIGAAFAKIMAGFGCQLLAYDPFPNPQVQAMGARYVSLPELLAEAQIISLHCPLTADSQHLINTDSLAHMQPGAMLINTGRGGLVHTPALVEALKNGQLGYLGLDVYEEEAQLFFEDRSDLPLQDDVLARLLTFPNVIITAHQAFLTREALAGIAGTTLANIAAWAEGRAQNLVEG